A single region of the Halorubrum depositum genome encodes:
- a CDS encoding S9 family peptidase, translated as MERVTAADYHDIAKPADPRISPDGDRVAFLRRQPTDDEAYESTVYLVDVAGGDPRRLTLAEGSDAEPRWSPSGDRIAFTSTRGAADDRQQLWVLPVDGGEARRVTDVVGGVSEIAWSPDGERIAFTQSVTAEDREEDRDLSVPEEYEPEEHPNPRVIDRTVYRSGQRFFDGRRSGVYVVDADAAVEGAAASGAAEGVERVTDRDADFAAPDWGDADTLYFAEEVGDDPDDSSEIAILAHDFETGETERVHTTTGWGAAIAATADGRVAFTHAEPERVSMRPVDLRVVDRETGAVTDLTGEIDRGLGGEAAPQWGPDDATLYFATPDEGRTALWHVPADGSAAPERLVRPGTVSGATVGGDDGAGPGEVTVAFAASESDHPGDVFAHDAWRGETARLTELNAEYLAGREIGEPEEIRFESDGTEIQGWVLTPSGFDPDGEAVDGANGETDDEYPLAVEVHGGPHAMWSTAGTMWHEFQTLAARGYVVFWSNPRGSTGYGEAFMQAIERDWGEVTLSDVMAGVETVAERPYVDETNAFLTGGSFGGFMTAWTVGQTDYFRAAVSQRGVYDLTGFYGSTDRAYKLVEGDFDTVPSEEPGWLWERSPTGHADDVDTPTLLIHSEDDTRTPICTAELYHRILRKNGVDTRFVRYPREGHELSRSGEPGHIVDRIERIARWFDGYSEHHDAPRALDRSDEEGLSAGGDGDSEEVGKADSDGE; from the coding sequence ATGGAGCGCGTCACCGCGGCCGACTACCACGACATCGCGAAGCCCGCCGACCCGCGGATCTCGCCCGACGGGGACCGGGTCGCCTTCCTGCGACGCCAGCCGACCGACGACGAGGCGTACGAGTCGACGGTGTACCTCGTCGACGTCGCGGGCGGCGACCCCCGCCGGCTCACGCTGGCCGAGGGCTCCGACGCGGAGCCGCGCTGGAGCCCCTCGGGCGACCGGATCGCGTTCACCTCGACGCGGGGCGCCGCCGACGACCGCCAGCAGCTGTGGGTGCTCCCGGTCGACGGCGGCGAGGCCCGACGGGTCACCGACGTCGTCGGCGGCGTCTCGGAGATCGCCTGGTCGCCCGACGGGGAGCGGATCGCTTTCACGCAGTCGGTGACCGCCGAGGACCGCGAGGAAGATCGGGACCTTTCGGTCCCGGAGGAGTACGAGCCCGAGGAGCACCCCAATCCTCGCGTGATCGACCGGACCGTCTACCGCTCCGGCCAGCGGTTCTTCGACGGTCGGCGCTCCGGCGTCTACGTCGTCGACGCGGACGCGGCGGTCGAGGGCGCGGCGGCGTCCGGCGCCGCCGAGGGCGTCGAGCGGGTGACCGACCGCGACGCCGACTTCGCCGCGCCCGACTGGGGGGACGCCGACACGCTCTACTTCGCCGAGGAGGTCGGCGACGATCCGGACGACTCGTCGGAGATCGCGATCCTCGCGCACGACTTCGAGACCGGCGAGACGGAGCGCGTCCACACGACGACCGGCTGGGGCGCCGCGATCGCGGCGACCGCGGACGGGCGAGTGGCCTTCACCCACGCGGAGCCCGAGCGGGTGTCGATGCGGCCGGTCGACCTCCGCGTCGTCGACCGCGAGACGGGCGCGGTGACCGACCTCACCGGCGAGATCGACCGCGGGCTCGGCGGCGAGGCCGCGCCGCAGTGGGGCCCCGACGACGCGACGCTGTACTTCGCGACCCCCGACGAGGGGAGGACGGCGCTGTGGCACGTCCCGGCCGACGGGAGCGCGGCCCCCGAGCGACTCGTCCGGCCGGGGACCGTCTCCGGCGCGACCGTCGGCGGCGACGACGGCGCCGGCCCGGGGGAGGTGACCGTCGCGTTCGCCGCCAGCGAGTCGGACCACCCGGGCGACGTCTTCGCGCACGACGCGTGGCGCGGCGAGACGGCGCGGCTCACCGAACTGAACGCGGAGTACCTCGCGGGACGCGAGATCGGCGAGCCGGAGGAGATACGGTTCGAGTCGGACGGGACGGAGATCCAGGGGTGGGTGTTGACGCCGTCGGGGTTCGATCCGGACGGCGAGGCGGTCGACGGGGCGAACGGCGAGACGGACGACGAGTACCCCCTCGCGGTCGAGGTCCACGGCGGCCCCCACGCGATGTGGTCGACCGCGGGGACGATGTGGCACGAGTTCCAGACGCTCGCGGCCCGCGGCTACGTCGTCTTCTGGTCGAATCCGCGCGGCTCGACCGGCTACGGCGAGGCGTTCATGCAGGCGATCGAGCGCGACTGGGGCGAGGTGACGCTCTCGGACGTGATGGCCGGCGTGGAGACGGTCGCGGAGCGCCCGTACGTCGACGAGACGAACGCCTTCCTCACCGGCGGCTCCTTCGGCGGGTTCATGACGGCGTGGACGGTGGGACAGACGGACTACTTCCGCGCGGCCGTCTCCCAGCGCGGCGTCTACGACCTCACCGGCTTCTACGGCTCGACCGACCGGGCGTACAAGCTCGTCGAGGGCGATTTCGACACGGTGCCCTCCGAGGAGCCCGGCTGGCTGTGGGAGCGGTCGCCGACGGGCCACGCCGACGACGTCGACACGCCCACGCTCTTGATCCACAGCGAGGACGACACGCGAACGCCGATCTGCACGGCGGAGCTGTACCACCGTATCCTCCGGAAGAACGGCGTCGACACGCGGTTCGTGCGCTATCCGCGCGAGGGCCACGAGCTCTCGCGCTCCGGTGAGCCCGGTCATATCGTCGACCGCATCGAGCGGATCGCCCGCTGGTTCGACGGCTACTCCGAGCACCACGACGCGCCGCGGGCGCTCGACCGCTCCGACGAGGAGGGGCTGAGCGCCGGGGGCGACGGGGATAGCGAGGAGGTAGGAAAGGCTGACAGCGACGGCGAGTAA
- a CDS encoding helix-turn-helix domain-containing protein has translation MSDPEIEDLVGDVSPSFEHVLSCVFGVRDHESRTYLTLLDHPGSTVAELAETLDRDRSNVNRSLSTLRDKGLVERRRRLLDSGGYVYQYTAIPVPEAKERLHDALDEWVEGVHAAIDAFDPDDRE, from the coding sequence ATGAGCGACCCCGAGATCGAGGACCTCGTCGGCGACGTCTCCCCCTCGTTCGAGCACGTGCTCTCCTGCGTGTTCGGCGTCCGCGACCACGAGAGCCGCACGTACCTGACGCTGCTCGATCACCCGGGGAGCACCGTCGCCGAGCTCGCCGAGACGCTCGACCGAGACCGATCGAACGTGAACCGCTCGCTGTCGACGCTGCGGGACAAGGGGCTCGTCGAGCGTCGCCGCCGGCTGCTCGACTCGGGCGGATACGTCTACCAGTACACCGCGATCCCGGTCCCGGAGGCGAAAGAGCGGCTCCACGACGCGCTCGACGAGTGGGTCGAAGGCGTCCACGCGGCGATCGACGCGTTCGACCCGGACGACCGGGAGTGA
- a CDS encoding DUF5828 family protein — MEESISGFKVRGDWGDVVEHGERIALALRETGADGDAFYEFDDWRPKSHERIDEDVSAKTAEQASVAEGEGEQAGKTPGDDLQTAGEKLTESYEKVEENDTESAMESWGESIGHVARAADSASRKALRKVEDTVYRKVMTQMAPYYFDNELVSANIQEVGRGEDGETFEFEVNVNDDELKAEVSGILDEYESEIDRWHVETEKRTDDVAAAEGVEPPETEGGPDSTMT; from the coding sequence ATGGAAGAGAGCATCTCCGGCTTCAAGGTGCGCGGGGACTGGGGCGACGTGGTCGAACACGGCGAGCGAATCGCGTTGGCGCTCCGCGAGACGGGCGCCGACGGCGACGCGTTCTACGAGTTCGACGACTGGCGCCCGAAGTCCCACGAGCGCATCGACGAGGACGTGTCGGCGAAGACCGCCGAGCAGGCGTCCGTCGCCGAGGGCGAGGGCGAACAGGCCGGCAAGACGCCGGGCGACGACCTCCAGACGGCCGGCGAGAAGCTCACCGAGTCCTACGAGAAGGTCGAGGAAAACGACACCGAGAGCGCGATGGAGAGCTGGGGCGAGTCGATCGGCCACGTCGCCCGCGCGGCCGACTCGGCCAGCCGCAAGGCGCTCCGAAAGGTGGAGGACACGGTGTACCGCAAGGTGATGACGCAGATGGCGCCGTACTACTTCGACAACGAGCTCGTCAGCGCCAACATCCAGGAGGTCGGCCGCGGCGAGGACGGCGAGACGTTCGAGTTCGAGGTGAACGTCAACGACGACGAGCTGAAGGCCGAAGTGAGCGGGATCCTCGACGAGTACGAGTCGGAGATCGACCGCTGGCACGTCGAGACCGAGAAGCGCACGGACGACGTCGCCGCCGCGGAGGGCGTCGAACCCCCGGAGACGGAGGGCGGTCCCGACTCGACGATGACGTGA
- a CDS encoding cupin domain-containing protein, translating to MGYRVVDTDSVEPKPDRPCECRKLSEPGGLDFTAINRFRAEPGEQLPLAYHYHETQQEAFYVLDGRLSIETPEGTYEVPADDLFVVDPESPQRAYNAADADGPVTVLAIGAPPADGDAVAYDPNDE from the coding sequence ATGGGATACCGCGTCGTCGACACGGACTCCGTGGAGCCGAAGCCCGATCGCCCCTGCGAGTGCCGGAAGCTCTCCGAGCCGGGCGGGCTGGACTTCACGGCGATCAACCGGTTCCGCGCCGAGCCGGGCGAGCAGCTCCCGCTCGCGTATCACTACCACGAGACCCAACAGGAGGCGTTCTACGTCCTCGACGGGAGGCTCTCGATCGAGACCCCGGAGGGGACCTACGAGGTGCCCGCGGACGACCTGTTCGTCGTCGACCCCGAGAGCCCGCAGCGCGCGTACAACGCGGCCGACGCCGACGGCCCCGTGACCGTGCTCGCGATCGGCGCGCCGCCCGCCGACGGCGACGCGGTCGCGTACGATCCGAACGATGAGTGA
- a CDS encoding carbon starvation CstA family protein, with amino-acid sequence MTNVIWIMVAVLGTFTVGYMGYSRYLSRFVELDDERETPAHKYEDGQEYVPSKKPVLLGHHFSSIAGGAPIVGPITAGAIWGWVPAMLWIAIGNPLMGAVHDFISLSSSIRHEGRSIGYIVGQYVGERGKNLLLWFAFLTIILVVAVFALVVGIVFNAFPQVTTASTIYVLLALAFGVYLYQLNGPFVPGTVLFVAGVFAGVWVGIQYPFALFELAEGSHPAGTFVLFSGSTGSWVPGAAALGGNAAGWVPIVMVYAGIASALPVWVLLQPRDYLSSFLLYTGVGGGVLAVIVGTILGTSSQPLVIDSSIGVFEGFWGIEAAGLFPLFPLLFITIACGTISGFHSLVSSGTTSKQLNKESDARLIGYGGMLGEGLLGALALSTLAVAGFAGDAAAGGIGGALPNFATGGGIILTSFGIPQAIGSVFMALVLVSFLLTSTDTAVRLGRYMMEEIVGMDDGMTVSGLSGGIGAAARGRYTNPVIQIGIAYVLVISGQWQTLWGLFGGANQLLAALALLTATVWLANWDESKQLVSTGVPMAIMVTITVLGLTWVALYNNLYVNLIQGGAGTLGAQLSSAAQMILGLALIYIALSLVRIGVGNLRSVRSGEAPAAEPSDD; translated from the coding sequence ATGACAAACGTAATATGGATAATGGTCGCGGTCCTCGGAACGTTCACCGTCGGATACATGGGGTATTCGCGGTACCTCTCGCGGTTCGTCGAGCTCGACGACGAGCGAGAGACGCCGGCGCACAAGTACGAGGACGGACAGGAGTACGTACCGTCGAAGAAACCGGTACTACTGGGGCATCACTTCTCGAGTATCGCGGGCGGCGCGCCGATCGTCGGTCCGATCACGGCGGGGGCGATCTGGGGGTGGGTCCCGGCGATGCTGTGGATCGCGATCGGCAACCCGCTGATGGGCGCGGTCCACGACTTCATCTCGCTGTCGAGCTCGATCCGCCACGAGGGGCGCTCGATCGGATACATCGTGGGGCAGTACGTCGGGGAGCGGGGGAAGAACCTGCTGCTGTGGTTCGCGTTCCTCACCATCATCCTCGTCGTCGCCGTGTTCGCCTTGGTCGTGGGGATCGTGTTCAACGCGTTCCCGCAGGTGACGACCGCGAGCACGATCTACGTCCTGCTCGCGCTCGCGTTCGGGGTGTACCTCTACCAGCTGAACGGGCCGTTCGTCCCGGGGACGGTCCTGTTCGTCGCCGGCGTGTTCGCCGGCGTCTGGGTCGGCATCCAGTACCCGTTCGCGCTGTTCGAGCTCGCCGAGGGGAGCCACCCCGCGGGGACGTTCGTCCTGTTCAGCGGGAGCACGGGGAGCTGGGTCCCCGGCGCGGCGGCGCTGGGCGGTAACGCCGCCGGCTGGGTCCCGATCGTGATGGTGTACGCCGGCATCGCGAGCGCGCTCCCGGTGTGGGTGCTGCTCCAACCGCGCGACTACCTCTCGTCGTTCCTGCTGTACACCGGCGTCGGCGGGGGCGTGCTGGCGGTCATCGTCGGCACGATCCTCGGCACGTCGAGCCAGCCGCTCGTCATCGACTCCTCGATCGGCGTCTTCGAGGGGTTCTGGGGGATCGAGGCGGCGGGCCTGTTCCCGCTGTTCCCGCTGCTTTTCATCACCATCGCGTGCGGGACGATCAGCGGGTTCCACTCGCTCGTCTCGTCGGGGACGACCTCGAAACAGCTCAACAAGGAGAGCGACGCCCGCCTGATCGGCTACGGCGGGATGCTCGGCGAGGGGCTGCTCGGCGCCCTCGCGCTGTCGACGCTCGCGGTCGCCGGCTTCGCCGGTGACGCGGCCGCCGGCGGCATCGGCGGCGCGCTGCCGAACTTCGCGACCGGCGGCGGGATCATCCTCACCAGCTTCGGAATCCCGCAGGCCATCGGCAGCGTCTTCATGGCGCTCGTCCTGGTGAGCTTCCTCCTCACCTCCACGGACACGGCGGTCCGCCTCGGTCGGTACATGATGGAGGAGATCGTCGGCATGGACGACGGCATGACCGTCTCCGGGCTCTCCGGCGGTATCGGAGCGGCCGCCCGCGGGCGGTACACGAACCCGGTCATCCAGATCGGCATCGCGTACGTCCTCGTCATCTCGGGGCAGTGGCAGACGCTGTGGGGGCTGTTCGGCGGCGCGAACCAGCTGCTCGCGGCGCTCGCGCTACTGACCGCGACGGTGTGGCTCGCCAACTGGGACGAGTCGAAGCAGCTCGTCTCCACCGGCGTGCCGATGGCGATCATGGTGACGATCACCGTGCTCGGGCTGACGTGGGTGGCGCTGTACAACAACCTCTACGTCAACCTCATCCAGGGCGGCGCCGGCACGCTCGGCGCGCAGCTCTCGTCCGCGGCGCAGATGATCCTCGGGCTCGCGCTGATCTACATCGCCCTGTCGCTCGTCCGGATCGGGGTCGGGAACCTCCGGTCGGTGCGGAGCGGCGAGGCGCCCGCGGCCGAGCCGAGCGACGACTGA
- a CDS encoding ArsA family ATPase, whose translation MEQFVFFGGKGGVGKTTVSCAYAYRCANAGLRTLVVSTDPAHSVSDVFGQQFGDDPESVDGVEGLDAMEIDPDDEMQRHLQEIREGLSEQVSAAMVSEINRQLEMSHGTPGAYEAALFDAFVGVMRDESEPYDRVVFDTAPTGSTLRLLGLPEFLGDWIDRLLYKRKQSIDLFEKAAIGDMEPRRLMDGDPVLERLQRRKEFFEFAGDTMRSDAAFFLVLNPDQLSVNETGRAIEGFTERDLHVRGLVANKLTPSPDDDEEGRGASYLREKVATERDRLDQVREEFDPPLVAEIESRTREVRGDVLSEVAAALDVETGPPVGARE comes from the coding sequence ATGGAGCAGTTCGTCTTCTTCGGCGGGAAGGGCGGCGTCGGCAAGACCACCGTCTCCTGCGCGTACGCCTACCGCTGTGCGAACGCCGGGCTGCGGACCCTCGTCGTCTCGACCGACCCCGCGCACTCGGTGTCCGACGTGTTCGGCCAGCAGTTCGGCGACGACCCCGAGTCGGTCGACGGCGTCGAGGGGCTCGACGCGATGGAGATCGACCCCGACGACGAGATGCAGCGGCACCTCCAGGAGATCCGCGAGGGGCTCTCCGAGCAGGTGTCGGCGGCGATGGTCTCGGAGATCAACCGGCAGCTGGAGATGTCGCACGGGACGCCGGGCGCGTACGAGGCCGCCCTCTTCGACGCGTTCGTGGGCGTGATGCGCGACGAGAGCGAGCCGTACGACCGGGTCGTCTTCGACACCGCGCCGACCGGGTCGACGCTGCGGCTGCTCGGGCTCCCGGAGTTCCTCGGCGACTGGATCGACCGGCTGCTGTACAAGCGCAAGCAGTCGATCGACCTGTTCGAGAAGGCCGCGATCGGCGACATGGAGCCGCGACGCCTGATGGACGGCGACCCCGTCCTCGAACGCCTCCAGCGCCGCAAGGAGTTCTTCGAGTTTGCGGGCGACACGATGCGGTCCGACGCCGCCTTCTTCCTCGTGTTGAACCCCGACCAGCTGTCGGTCAACGAGACGGGCCGAGCGATCGAGGGGTTCACCGAGCGCGACCTGCACGTCCGGGGGCTCGTGGCGAACAAGCTCACTCCGTCTCCGGACGACGACGAGGAGGGACGCGGCGCGAGCTACCTCCGCGAGAAGGTCGCGACCGAGCGCGATCGTCTCGACCAGGTCCGCGAGGAGTTCGACCCGCCGCTGGTCGCCGAGATCGAGTCGCGAACGCGGGAGGTGCGCGGCGACGTGCTCTCGGAGGTCGCGGCCGCGCTCGACGTCGAGACGGGGCCGCCCGTGGGCGCGCGCGAGTAA
- a CDS encoding CobW family GTP-binding protein: MDDDRIPVTVLSGSLGAGKTTLLNHLLRNAGDRDIAVLVNDMGDVNVDAELIAEESEVDVEGVTELSNGCICCELQDDLETAVVRLANERSFDNLVVESSGISEPAPVARLFTTESRAAARYRVDALVTVIDTRRFLDAFAGDDVPERRVAADDEEADRPLSDLLVEQVEVSNLVVCNKADLCTDAETDEAIGLVGALQPGAETVVAEFSAVDPDRVLDVGLFDAGELGDLPGWKRALAAGHGDHADHDGGEHGSDHAHRHPDEVYGVGSFTYRRRRPFHPDRIAGVLRDLPPEVVRSKGTLWVAGTDQRQQVGQAGASVRVKALGPWIASLPEVERDMLRSNRPNLDWDDEHGDRLTEYVVIGTGIDEAAIRERLDDALVTDEEWAAVGEGESEADDEFPFATEQGEELALREP, translated from the coding sequence ATGGACGACGACCGGATCCCGGTGACCGTGCTCTCGGGGAGCCTCGGGGCGGGGAAGACGACGCTGTTGAACCACCTCCTGCGGAACGCCGGCGATCGCGACATCGCGGTGCTGGTCAACGACATGGGCGACGTCAACGTCGACGCCGAGCTGATCGCCGAGGAGTCCGAGGTCGACGTCGAGGGCGTCACGGAGCTGTCGAACGGCTGTATCTGCTGCGAGCTCCAGGACGACTTGGAGACCGCCGTGGTGCGGCTCGCGAACGAGCGCTCCTTCGACAACCTGGTCGTCGAGTCGTCGGGCATCTCCGAGCCCGCGCCGGTCGCGCGGCTGTTCACGACCGAGTCGCGCGCGGCGGCCCGCTACCGGGTCGACGCGCTGGTGACCGTGATCGACACGCGCCGGTTCCTCGACGCCTTCGCCGGCGACGACGTCCCCGAGCGCCGCGTCGCCGCGGACGACGAGGAGGCGGACCGACCGCTCTCGGACCTCCTCGTCGAGCAGGTCGAGGTGTCGAATCTGGTGGTCTGTAACAAGGCCGACCTCTGTACCGACGCGGAGACGGACGAGGCGATCGGGCTCGTGGGCGCGCTGCAGCCGGGCGCGGAGACGGTCGTCGCGGAGTTCTCCGCGGTCGACCCCGACCGGGTCCTCGACGTCGGGCTGTTCGACGCGGGCGAGCTCGGCGACCTGCCGGGGTGGAAGCGGGCGCTGGCGGCGGGTCACGGCGACCACGCCGATCACGACGGCGGAGAACACGGAAGCGACCACGCCCACCGCCACCCGGACGAGGTGTACGGCGTCGGCTCCTTCACCTACCGCCGCCGCCGGCCGTTCCATCCGGACCGGATCGCCGGCGTCCTCCGCGACCTCCCCCCCGAGGTCGTCCGCTCGAAGGGGACGCTGTGGGTCGCGGGCACGGACCAGCGCCAGCAGGTCGGGCAGGCCGGCGCGTCGGTGCGGGTCAAAGCGCTCGGGCCCTGGATCGCGAGCCTCCCCGAGGTCGAGCGCGACATGCTTCGGTCGAACCGACCGAACCTCGACTGGGACGACGAACACGGCGACCGCCTGACGGAGTACGTCGTCATCGGCACGGGCATCGACGAGGCGGCGATCCGCGAGCGCCTCGACGACGCGCTCGTCACCGACGAGGAGTGGGCGGCCGTCGGGGAGGGCGAGAGCGAAGCCGACGACGAGTTCCCCTTCGCGACCGAGCAGGGCGAGGAGCTGGCGCTCCGGGAGCCGTGA